In a genomic window of Pelecanus crispus isolate bPelCri1 chromosome 1, bPelCri1.pri, whole genome shotgun sequence:
- the NFKBIZ gene encoding NF-kappa-B inhibitor zeta, producing MAGGKQHRGPFQGVRVKNSVKELLLHFRSSKQMSSGSATEEGKAQGGLVNYEQYTELKSILGHSGKRKAPELLSDGPSFKRQANVHPHLLTPPQTPTSMDNMEETHKNDPKHDSNSDLLQNIINIKNESSPVSLSTVQVSWLHTVSSHSSPSEQYQDGLGTQAFSPSQKYQGFQDHTSQHMLDPAQHCQFPPSQNQDLSQNYPSDAAASLEYRPFAANDQSPGYQQNTFESHELQYCPSQSFSSLLNDSEGSEGISAPLQPLSGAHPQADVGPHAPNFSLLSNNVCGSLERSVSLATLNVSLPDQNIARSTTQLGKSFFQWQVEQEENKLANISQDQFLAKDSDGDTFLHIAVAQGRRALSYVLARKMAALHMLDIKEHNGQSAFQVAVAANQHLIVQDLVSLGAQVNTTDCWGRTPLHVCAEKGHAQVLQAIQKGAMGSNQYVDLEATNYDGLTALHCAVLAHNAVLHELQNSQPPHSPEVQELLLRNKSLVETIKTLIQMGASVEAKDRKSGRSALHLAAEEANLELIRLFLELPNCLSFVNAKAYNGNTALHVAASLQYRVSQLDAVRLLMRKGADPSARNLENEQPVHLVPDGLVGEQIRRILKGKAIQQRVSPF from the exons ATGGCGGGGGGAAAGCAGCACCGAGGACCTTTCCAGGGGGTCCGTGTGAAGAACTCGGTGAAGGAACTCCTGCTGCACTTCAGGAGCAGCAAACAGATGTCCTCGGGCTCCGCCACGGAGGAAGGCAAG GCACAAGGAGGATTGGTGAACTACGAGCAGTAcacag AGCTGAAGAGCATACTAGGTCACAGTGGCAAAAGAAAGGCTCCCGAACTCCTTTCTGATGGACCTTCTTTCAAACGCCAAGCTAATGTTCACCCACACCTCCTG ACGCCACCCCAGACACCAACTTCTATGGATAACATGGAGGAGACTCATAAAAATGACCCAAAGCACGACAGCAATTCTGATCTGCTTCAGAACATTATAAACATCAAGAATGAGTCGAGCCCTGTTTCACTGAGCACGGTGCAGGTTAGCTGGTTGCACACTGTCTCCAGTCACAGCTCGCCCAGTGAGCAGTACCAGGATGGCCTGGGAACACAGGCTTTCTCCCCGTCCCAGAAGTACCAAGGCTTCCAAGATCACACCTCCCAGCATATGCTTGATCCGGCGCAGCACTGCCAGTTCCCTCCATCCCAGAACCAGGATTTGTCGCAGAACTACCCTTCAGacgctgctgcctccctggagTACAGGCCGTTTGCTGCCAATGACCAGTCTCCTGGCTACCAGCAGAATACCTTTGAGAGCCACGAGCTGCAGTACTGCCCGTCGCAGAGCTTCTCCTCCCTCTTGAATGACTCTGAAGGCTCAGAGGGCATCTCCGCTCCCCTCCAGCCACTCTCCGGTGCCCACCCGCAGGCTGATGTTGGCCCCCATGCTCCAAACTTCAGCTTGCTTTCCAATAACGTCTGTGGTAGTCTGGAGCGCAGTGTCTCTTTGGCTACTTTGAATGTCTCTCTACCTGACCAAAACATCGCCAGAAGCACGACGCAGCTGGGCAAGTCGTTTTTTCAATGGCAagtggagcaggaggaaaacaaactgGCTAACATCTCTCAAGACCAGTTCCTTGCAAAAGACTCAGATGGAGATAC CTTCCTTCACATTGCGGTTGCCCAGGGCCGACGAGCTCTCTCCTACGTTCTTGCAAGGAAGATGGCTGCCCTGCACATGCTGGATATTAAAGAGCACAATGGCCAG AGTGCTTTCCAGGTTGCTGTGGCTGCCAATCAGCATCTCATTGTGCAGGACTTGGTTAGCTTGGGGGCTCAAGTCAACACCACAGACTGCTGGGGTAGAACGCCGTTGCATGTTTGCGCTGAGAAGGGGCATGCCCAGGTCCTTCAG GCGATCCAAAAGGGAGCCATGGGAAGCAATCAGTATGTGGACCTTGAGGCAACAAACTACGATG gTTTGACAGCATTGCACTGTGCTGTTCTGGCCCATAATGCTGTGCTGCATGAACTGCAGAACAGTCAGCCACCTCACTCCCCTGAGGTCCAGGAGCTTCTGCTGAGAAACAAGAGCCTGGTAGAAACCATCAAGACTCTAATACAAATGGGAGCCTCTGTTGAAGCAAAA GATCGCAAAAGTGGTCGCTCGGCTTTACATTTGGCAGCAGAAGAAGCAAATCTGGAGCTCATTCGTCTCTTTCTGGAGCTGCCCAACTGTCTCTCTTTTGTTAATGCAAAG gcttaCAACGGCAACACAGCACTCCACgtggctgccagcctgcagtATCGGGTGAGTCAGTTGGATGCTGTGCGCCTGCTGATGCGAAAGGGAGCTGATCCAAGTGCCAGAAACTTGGAGAATGAGCAGCCAGTTCATCTGGTTCCTGATGGCCTTGTAGGAGAACag atAAGACGTATCCTAAAAGGGAAGGCGATTCAGCAGAGAGTGTCGCCATTTTAA